The DNA sequence ACAGTCTCAGTCCTGGGGATCAAACAAAGGGCCTACTCTTTAAGATGAGAACAATCCTCTCATCTCTCTTAAGCACAGATGTCAAAAGCAACCAGCCAAGCACACCCTTGGAAAGTGGGAGTTTGCATTACTGCAGAAATGATAATCCTGAAGGAACCTGTGATTCACCAGGCCCCACAGAGCCCTCCAAGGTCCACCCTCTCCCACCAGCAACCCTGCCTCAGGCACCTCTTGCTTGTTTCATCAGCTGTGCCTTTGCCTTGCTTCTCAATGACAATCTTGTCATTCATCCCAAACTTGCATTCAGGCATGCCACTCAGGTAGCTCTTCATCACCACCCGGCCTGACACATGGGCACTCAGCACCTGCCCTGGGGATAGACATGGGAACATCTGAGTTAGGATGAGGATCCTGCCCTGGTCCTGCCCCTCCAGCTTCATCACGAGAGGGCTCTCACCCTGTGGGGACATGAGGAGGTTCACACTTTCCAGCACATCCAAAAAGAGCTCATTCCGGCGATACTTGATGCCCTCCCGCCGCCAGCCAATCTGCCCAGTCACCTGGCTGGTGATCTGGGATTGCTCTTCTTTTGTCTACACAGGGGGGACCGAGAAAAACACTAATGGCCTCATTGCTCTCCACCTTCAATGATCCCGTCTCTGTCCCTACTCCACTCTCACTCCCCCTCCCTTCTAGTCCCCATCCTGTAACTCATCTCTTTCATAAGCTCCATGAAGCAGGGCCCGAAGAAAACTGGATCCAAGCTGTAAAGGTAGAAGCTGAGGGAACAGCTTACCTGATGCTGGAGGCCAAAGGGCCAATGTGATGCCAACCGGAAGCAGTAGGGGGACACAGACGGGAAGAGGcaggcagaagagaaggagagggcaGCTATAAGGCCTGTATCCCAGAGGAAGGCCCACGCTCTCTCCCCAAGGAACACCAGGCCTCCAGGGCAGCCCACACCCTTCCTTCCCCCAGTATAGAAGGAAACTGTTTGAACCCTATTCCCAGTAACAGAGATGCTGAGTTGGCTGCTCCTAGGGTGGAGAGCCACATGCAGCAAAATTGGCTTGCAATCACAGTAGAGGGCTCAGGCCTGTGCTTCCTGGTAGAGGCAGGCTCTTGAGTGAGCTGAGACAAGGCTAGGGGGAGCTTGAGGAGGATGGGCCCAACCCTTGCTGTGGCTATACAACGGAGTACCTGGCTCTTGATACCCTGCTGAGTGATGAAGGTTTTCAGTGCTCCTGTCTCTGAATTCTGTGGATAGCCAAAGTCCAGGATCTCTGCAAAAGGAAGGGAACCATCAGCCCTGGAAAAAGCTGAAGGCTCCTTCAGTCCAATATCTCCTCTGGCCTGGACAAATCTGGCCAGCAGAGCTCTAGAAGAGTGTGGGATCATCTGCAGCAATGTCCTCTAGCTTTGTAGCATGTACTTTGGGATTTGTGCTTCATAAGACAACAATTAAAACATCAGATTTttttcacagagaaaatgagcagaagaatCTTATGGCCAGTGGGTGAGAGCTCAAGAAGTGCTGAGTCCTTAGAAAACAAACAGACCCTGGGAAGGTAGAAAGACTGTTCTTTTCAATCATACCCtacaaaggaacaaagataatGCAACCCCAGAAGCCGGTCATATCTCACCCTCCTTTAGGCTCTGAGGCAGAGCCTGTTGAGATAGAAAGCTGGAAGGACAGTGAACTAAGGCCCAAACTACAAAGGTAAGAAGGAAACATGCTTAACTGTAGGAGGTCCAGCTACCAAGCCCCAGATAGGTTCCTAGTCCCCTGAAAAATCTTTTGgttctctgccccctctccccacctccactcacTATTTCTGTGTTCTACTTCAGAGCTTCTTTTGGGGCTGAATTTAGACTGGCCTTTTCAGGGCTCAAAAGAGCAGATATTCAGGAAAGAAAGTTGAGAGGGCACTGGAGGGAACCTCACAAGTGCTCCTACCTCCAGGCTAGGCCCCATCAGGTTCCTCCCCACCCTAGGCCCACCGCCCTGCCAGCCTCACCATCCAGTAGCTCATATATGAGCACAAAATTGTTCTTGATGTTCTCCTCGCTGATCTTGCCAAAGTAGGCAGCCATTACGTCACACATCTTATAGAGGAATTCGAAGACCATGGCAGCATTGACATTCTGCTTGGTGACAGCTGCCAACCAGATGTTGGACCGCTTAACATGGAAGAAACTGGTGCGAGCGATGTTGGTGACGGGGCTGCGCACCTGCTGCCGGGCGTGGATAACATTGACCCGAAAGGCATCCACTGCATTCCTCCTGAGGGAAAAGAGTACACAGGGGCTGCTCAGCACCCAGGCAAACCCCACTCCATGGGGATCAACCACAGCTGCTAACAACTTTTCATCCCTTCACTGCTTAAGTCTGACATGTACTCTGAATCTGAAGCCAAAGCCTAAACTACTGGGGCAGTTCCCTTGTGGCTCCCAGCATGGGAATAGGACCAGAGCTGGGCTGGTGTCTGAAGGCCACCAGAGACAGGTAAGTCAGGTGGGAATGACAGGAGAACAGGTATAGTGTTAATAAAGTGAAGTCCATCACACTTAAGGAGGCATGTTCCTGATGCTGAGGCCTGGTCCCAATTTCCCAGCTGCCACCTCTCCAGCTTCTCAGTAAGCTCCAGGCCCAAATGAGAAAGACACCTTGCTTGTTCTTCAGTTCTCCCACTTGTGATCCCACCAGTAGGAGGTCTGGCTCTTCTAGAAGTGAGGCAAAGCCAGCGTAACTTCAGAGTAGGCTCTAATCTAATCTAAGGAAGAAGCACCAAGGGGCCATGGAGCTGGGCCATTTGTTCCCATCCAGGATCCAATTCGAGAACAAGTTCAGGGAATGAAAACagacaaagaaaacaatgatggggggcaggcccccccccccacctgtgcCTGGGCGGCAGCTTGACAGGCTGCTTACCTATTGCTACGGCAGCCAATGAGATGGGATGAGAGAAATGACGCCAGCAAGAAGAGGAGAGTGACAGCAACGAGAGAGAGGATTAGACACACAACATCCTGGGGTAGGCTGCACACACCATGAAGTGGAAGCAGACGAGCAAGAGGCAAGGGGTGGAAAGCATAGCAAGTCATGCAAGACAGTAGGTGCCCTGGCTTAAGCAGGTCcatccagggcagggcaggagggggtgtGGATGGGTATAGCCAGCCAGGTTCAGGCAAGCCAGGCACTGCCACAACTCTAGTTCATGCCCTACCACCAGCCAATGGACAAACAGCCACAAAGGCCAGGCCAGCCCACTAGTCAGGGAGCTGGGAGCCAAGAAGCTATTGGGCTCTGCAGCAGGCCCATCCTATAACTGTTTAACCTAAGCTCCTGGAGGAAGGAAAACACGGCAGCATGAACCAGAGATGCCTAATCTCATTAGAgctgctgaggctaggacatgTCCTCTCATTCAGGAAAGAATAGTGGCATGCAGTGTGGGGCAGAGTAAGAAGGCAGGCTGTGGCTCTTTGCTAAGGTCTGAGGGACCTCGAACAAGGAGCTATTCCGGGTCTACTCTGGTAGGCCAGGAAGGGCAGCATGgcctccctgcccttccttcAGTGACCCGGAGAGTGCCCCAAGCTTGCTCACAACCTCTCTTCCAGGAGAGACCCAGAGGAACTGAAAACAGCTGAGTCAGCAGCCTGCCTCCTCCTGAGAAAGGGAGTAGGAGAGGATTTGGCAGCCTGGAGAAGCTTTCAAGAGAATTCAGTGAAGGCTCTCACCGTGAGAAGGGCTTTTGAGAGCAAGACTTAGATGGATTAGTACCACTAGCCTGTCCACTAACTTCACCCCCTGGAGAAAGATCTCCCTCCTCCTCAAGGGAGGAATTCATCTACCAGGGCAAAAGCACTCATTTCTAGCAACTAGGTCTGTCACTAAGGAAAGCAGAAGGCAGGAAGGACAAGAGTTCCTAAGACTGTGGGGGGCCACACCATTCCACAGGTCCCACCTATTGGCCAGTAACTGGCTGCCAGGCCAATACCACCAGACCTAATGGGAACCAGATTGTATTAGCTGAGCTTCTAAGATGCAGCGAGGGATGGGGGTGGCCAAAGTCCAGTCTCTAGTAGGAACGGACCTGGTCCTGCAtgctggggaggagggatgaGAGGTGGGGACACAGCTGGCTCAGCCAGGGGACTCACCCGATGTCATCTCGGTAGACCCGGGAGATGAGCACCTCCCCCTTGTGATTATAGATGAATAAGCCTCCAATCATGGCGGCAGCTCAGTCTCCAAGGCCCATCGCTCTGAGAACAGACCTAGGACAGGCGGAGGCAGGGTAAGGGAAGGCCTCAGAACCTCTGCCAACATCCCCTGTGGGGCTGTGCAGGTCACTGGCTGGGCTTTTTTTCCTGACTCAACCCTCCAGTAAGTGACCCTGAAGCCCTCCCCAGTCATGCCCCTCCCCTTAGCCAGGCTCCAGTTCCTGTTTATCTCACactggaaaggagaaagaaatggagagggACTTGGGCCCAGGATTCTAAGGCCATTTTGACCCTCCCTTTCCTGGGGCTGAGCCCAGAGTGtagccccctccccctcttttcAGTGCTGAGCTCAGCACAGATCCTTTTTGGCCCCTTCCTGTGCAGACTCTCACTCAGACTCTAGCCGGTGAGTCACTGGGAAGGCCTGCCTGCGGCTGCAGGAATGGCGGTAGGAATTATTCCACTTGGTTCAGGCCTGGGGCCCCCAGGCACGGCTTTAGGAGCACCCGGTCTCTCAGGCTCCACTAACCCTTCGGAGAAGACAGCAGGGCCTGAACCTGTGGCTCTCTAATTCACAGAAGTCTAAACATTCCAGGAAAGGGTGTGCAGGGTGTGGGGAGGAGACAAGGGAGGCCTTAGGCCCTGACACAGACCCTGGAGTGTGGCTCCAACCAATCCCAGGCAGTCAGATAAGCAGGCAAAAGAGCAGAGGAGAAAGGGCCCAGCCTTGGCCGACTACACTTCAATGACCCAAGCTgcttattagttatttttaaccACCTCCCTTTCAAAAAGGGAGGATCCTTCTCAGTTCCCAAGTGCAGTAAAAATAAGGGGGTGGGAGTACAGGTTCATAAAACACAAAGATCAATCCAGCTGAAATTCTATGATTCCAGAACCATGACACAACTCATTTTTGGCCTGAGTACCTACAAGGAAAGGGCAGAGAATAGGTGTGCATTATCCAAATTATTTGGGTCAAATTATTTGCAAGGAGAAAAAGGGTTAATTTAATTCTAGATTTCCTGAATTAGCTCTGGTATTGATTTTACAGGGCAGAGGGAGTTTAGCAGACTTTTCTAAACTGGAAAATAAAGCCCTATTACTGAGGCCATCAGGGTCTCCCCAACTCAGTGAGAGGTCTCTCAAGGTGGTGGTGGACACATTCCACCCCTGAGTCCCAAAAAAGGctgggaaaggaaatgaaaaatgggaGGTAGAGCCCTGGGCAAAGAAGCAAGTTCACAGATATCAAGTGGTAGGGGCCGCAGGGCACCGAAGGAGCGGaggtggggcccagggcaggaaggGAATACTGAGCTAAGGGGAaggacgggcagagggagccaGGCGGTCTAGTAAGGTGAACCTGCAGCAGCaagagggctggggctgggggaacAGGGACATCTGGAGGAAGGAGTTTCCAGTGTGGCAAAGGTCAAGACTTTGAAACAGCAGGGAGGAGACTGACAAGTGGCGAATAGGGGAAAGCTGGGGCGGCGTTAACTTGCTTTAGGGTTCAAGTGTGGAGGCATAACGGGGTGGTGGGCTCTTCGTCGTGGGGGGCAAGACATCGCGGGGACAAACATGGCTCCAAGGGGCTGCGGGGGCTGTCACAGGTCTGAGGAAGAAGAGCCGAGGAGTGTCACtcaactggggggagggggtgcggctGGTGGGAGGCCTGTCACAGCCCAGGGAGACGGCCCGAGGGGGTGTCACCGTCCTAGGAGATGGGGGAATTGTCCTTGCGCTGGGAGGAGGCGGCGCCAAGGCACCAGGGGGGCTGTCACGATCCCGAGGAAGGGGGCGCCGCGCGACATCCTGGCTCCGGGGGGACCCCAGGATGTCTCCCTGTCACGGAAGGCGCCGGACGGCCGGTGGAGGGCGCCgctccctgcccaccctgcaaccgcgccccgggcgcccccgccccgccgtcAGCTCCAGATCAGAAGGCTGAGGCCCCTCGCGGCTGTGGGCAGCTTTTCGCGCAGCGCAGTGCAGGGAAGGGCAAAGCTGGGTAGCGGAGTACGCGTTCTCCCTTACGCTCCGCCGGATTCCGAGCTTACCTGGCGTCCGCGGCCGCCTGCTCGGCCCGCCCGGCCACTCTCCAGATCCCAAGATGTCCGCCCGCCCCCTGCTCGCCAGCCCGCTGCCTCGGCTTTCACCGCAGTGCCGTGGCCCCGCCCCGAACACAGTTGCGCGTGCGCGTCCGGCGACCGCGCCGACTACAAATCCCGTCAGGCCCTTCGGCCTTCTAGCTTACAATTTTAGCCTTTCTAGGTTTAGTAAGACTACAACTACCGACTACCTTCAGCGGGTTAGGCGTGCCTTGGGGAGGGATAGGCGTGGCCTTATCCGGCATGCATTACACGAAATACACATCCCATCATACGCCGCTCCACTCGCTTCATTTTCCCTACCGAGCATTCTGGGAATTGTAGTCTGCAATCCATCCTGTTCAGTGTCTAGGAGAGCTTCAGAGGAttaatgccatttgttgaaaccCATCTGTTAAGCTTGAGATTGCTGTAGGCCTTTTCCGTCTCTGGAGTCCGAACACTGGCTGTGctcattttacacacacacacacgacttgGCAGAAGTGTTTGCACTAAATTTACTGCTTTCTAACACCAGCTCTGATTTTCCCAAGActtttcatcaaatatttgttcCAGATGTGAGCCTCTTCCCAGGGATCAAGACCCAAGTAAAAGGGCAAAGATGGAGGAGGCAAATACTTGTAAGAAACTAGCCAAAGTTTTTCAAGAATGTCTGTTCTATCCCAACTACACATACCTATGTGACCCCTTGAGGCCGGGACCTGTGTGCCTTCTAGTGATGGCATATATGTTGCTTAAAAAACTGCTGGCAAGTTTAGCTGGACATGGAACTTGAAATCCCTTCTCTAATGAACAGTTAATCTTCACACCCAAGCTGagaagaagagacagagcaaaCCCTCAGATATGAAAGCCCTGCTTGACTTTTACAGGACCCGAAGAAAATCTGTTAGCTCTTCTCTTTCTGTACGGAGAGATTCCCTTATGCCTTCACTGGTGTTGAGCCCATCATGGGAGGAAGGGCAAAAAAAGGACAAACCTGGTTACAAACCCTACTGTCCCAGCATCCTCCTGCTAGAAGCCAGAATGTGGCAGGATGAAGATCTGGCCTTCCTCAAACAGTGGTCACCATGTGAATCCATTAAGTGACTGAATACAggcatttctatttcttgaacCGGCACTCAAATCTTCACTGCTACCTTTCCAAAAGCTTTATCTTCAATCAATAATACCCTACCaatttagaataaataataatagtagtagtaataataataataatagctaccatttattgagcacctattctactctgtgccaggcactgtgctaggcacttttCGTACAAGTCTAAtttaaatcctcacaacaaccctgtgaggtaggtattattatcatcattttacatatgagggaattgaggctcagagagattaagtaactctCTTATCACGAAACCAAAAAGtagtagagctgggattcaagcCCAGAACAATCTGACTCTGAATCCCGAGCTCCTATGAATTAGGGTAGAGGCGGGGGGAGAAGAAGGACCATATTCAAGAAAGACTGTTGAAGTGGAATGGATATGATATGCTGACTAGTAAGAGTTGGGGAGGAATTTAAGTCCATAAATGTTCCTAGCTGGTATGCCTATGTAGACTGGAAGAGTTGGAATTAAGGAGGAACACACTTGATGGGGGAAATGAGTTGAGTCCATATAGATATGTCCATGGTGACATCCAGTGGATAATACAGATCTAAAATTTGGAGAGAAGTTGTGGCTGGAGATAGGCATTTTAGAATCACCAGTGTATCAGTGGCAATTGAGGACATCAGGATAAATGACACCATTTGGGTAGTAAACTTAGAGGAAAGAGAAGTGAACCAAAGATGGAACACTGGGAGCACCAACATGGAAGGCATGAGCAATAGTGGAGGAATTCTCAAGGGAGTTGAACAAGGcagaatcagaaaaggaaaagtataggAACCAGTCCTGTAGTGGTGGGAGAAAGCCATGGCCTTGGTTGGGAGCAAATCTAGAGCTCCGAGAACGTAGGCAAGACTGAGTCATGTTTCCAACACAGCCCTTGGTCACCAAATACCCCAGGAAgtacttgttaaatgaataaatgccaaAATATCTCTACCCTGGTTTGCCCCAGAGCCTGGAGCTTAAGACTGAATCCTACTCTTGACGCCCCAGTCCTAAAAATACAGATGCCTCGGTCAGCCAGGAGAATTTATAGAAGAGGCTTAAAGAGAAAGTCATGATTTGCTTAAACTGGAGaataaggtaaaaaataaaacctagcaCTTCAGGATTCCCAAAAGTCCCCCTGCCCAACCTTTCTCTGGGGTATCATAGCGATTGTGAAATCACAGAAGGTTGTGTGGGGTAAGGGGCAGGGTGAGAACAACCTGTCAGTTGCTTGGGAAGTCCTTTGCTGAGCCTAACCTGAGATCCAGCTTATGAGCTTTATCCAGGTAGGAGGATGATGGGGACATGTGTGGGAGGCTTGAGGGCTATAAGTGAGGGGACAGGGAAGTCAGGGGACCAGCCCTACGACCTGGGAGAGAGGGTCCGGCCCTCTGGGTAGGGACCAGCCCTGAGGCTTAAGTGAACTTGCATaggcacatgtgtgtatgtgtgtgtgtgtgagcgagagaaagagagagagagagagagagagagagagagagagagatggggcacTCTCGGGAAAGGGGAACAGAGTCTCTCATACATGGGTGAGAGTTTGGAGCCCTCCACAAAAGCCTAGTGACTCAACATGTTGAAGTGTAGGTGTGGGAGCTGAACATCCTTGGGAAGCCCTGAGGGGCTGCTGAAGCAGGGCTCCTGGTCTCCTCGGAGGCTGGGCCTCCCTTTGCTGGGGGCTCACAGAAAGTCAAACAGCCCGAAATTCTTGGCTGCTCCAGGCCCAGGAAAAattgagggaagagaaaagaaagaaaagaaatgtttcagGCCCAGAGGTGAGATGAGCCTGGTTAGTAGGGTTAGGGGTCTGAAGGAACCAGCACATACAGCAGGCATGGGGGAGTATGGATATAGGGGTAGAACAGTTATGCTTCCTGGAAGCCGCTAGCAGCTCAGGCAACTTAGGAGGCCTTTCTGGGCTTCTAGTAAAGGCTAGCACAGGCTGGGATAGTGTGGATGGTTACTGGAAGTGACCACAACTCTAGTATGCAGCACTGAAGCAGTGGCTGGGGTGGAGTAGGGTGGGTTGGGCAGTTAGATGGGGGGGTAGATGAAGCAAGTATTTTTTGTTGTCAGTAGTGTAGGGAAAAAGTTAAGAGATTGGCACACATGCTGGAGGCGATGCGGTTAATGAAGGGTGGATGTAGCTGGAAGGAAAGGTGCGAGGTTCCTGAGGGGAGAAACGTGGGGATAAAGGGGTGAACAGGCCCTCAGGGGGCCTGCGGGGGTCAATTCTTGAAGTGTATGTGGGGAATAAGGAGCAGCACCAGCAAGTCGGGTCCCAGTGACATGAAGGGTCCTGGGAGTCCTGCGCAGCGGTTagtgggcagagggacaagctggGTCCGGTGGCAGGTTAGGGGCCGCAGCGGCAGTTGGTGGGTGCACCCGCCCTCACTGCGCCCAGCGAGCAGTTAGCGCGCCTGAATTTAGTTCGATTTATTTCCCTTTCAGGTACCAGACAAAGTAAAAAAGATGGACGGATGGAGAGAGGGACGCAGCCGCCCAGGTGTAGGGGTGGGACGGAAGTAGGGGAGGGTCCTGTTCACATCACATCCACAAAGAACTCACTGGGGTTTCCCATGGCCATGCGGAAGGACTGTCTGCTGGCGGTCAGTTCGGGGGGCACGGAGGCCAGGTCGCGGCCcggtggggctcctgggggccccaTGGCCGCGGGCGGTGGGGGCATCATCAGCATTGGGGGACCGTAGAGAGGGGGGACGCCAGGGGGGCCGTAGCTCGGGTGCGTGTGGTGGCTGCGCAGGCTGCTGGCCATGGAGTGGTGGCTGCGGTGGCTATGCTCGCTGGCGGCAGGGCCCGAGCGCTCGCTGGGTGCCCTTTCCCGAGGCCCCCGCAGGCTGCTGCGGGTTGTGTGGTCCGACTCGCTGCCGCTGCCGCCCGACTTCGAGTCCCCCGCCTTCGGGTCCTTCTCCTTCCGCCGGTCACTGCCGCTACGGTTGGAGCCACTGCTCCGGCTGCCTATAGGCGACAGGCAGGCCCCCAGCGGGGCATGTTCAGAGCTTGCAGAAGCAGTTTGGGGCTGTGCGCCACCCCGCACCCCCTCCACCTTACCTTCACTGTGCTGACTGCTGGCGCTGCCCCCACCATAGCTGTACCCCAgttctgggaagcctgggtgtgGGTTGTAGGGGTGTGGGGGTGGCGGGTACTGGTAAGGGAAGGCCATGGGCCACGGCGCAGCCCCAGGGTGTGGC is a window from the Vulpes lagopus strain Blue_001 chromosome 17, ASM1834538v1, whole genome shotgun sequence genome containing:
- the AP2M1 gene encoding AP-2 complex subunit mu isoform X2; amino-acid sequence: MIGGLFIYNHKGEVLISRVYRDDIGRNAVDAFRVNVIHARQQVRSPVTNIARTSFFHVKRSNIWLAAVTKQNVNAAMVFEFLYKMCDVMAAYFGKISEENIKNNFVLIYELLDEILDFGYPQNSETGALKTFITQQGIKSQTKEEQSQITSQVTGQIGWRREGIKYRRNELFLDVLESVNLLMSPQGQVLSAHVSGRVVMKSYLSGMPECKFGMNDKIVIEKQGKGTADETSKSGKQSIAIDDCTFHQCVRLSKFDSERSISFIPPDGEFELMRYRTTKDIILPFRVIPLVREVGRTKLEVKVVIKSNFKPSLLAQKIEVRIPTPLNTSGVQVICMKGKAKYKASENAIVWKIKRMAGMKESQISAEIELLPTNDKKKWARPPISMNFEVPFAPSGLKVRYLKVFEPKLNYSDHDVIKCVHYIGRSGIYETRC
- the AP2M1 gene encoding AP-2 complex subunit mu isoform X1, with translation MIGGLFIYNHKGEVLISRVYRDDIGRNAVDAFRVNVIHARQQVRSPVTNIARTSFFHVKRSNIWLAAVTKQNVNAAMVFEFLYKMCDVMAAYFGKISEENIKNNFVLIYELLDEILDFGYPQNSETGALKTFITQQGIKSQHQTKEEQSQITSQVTGQIGWRREGIKYRRNELFLDVLESVNLLMSPQGQVLSAHVSGRVVMKSYLSGMPECKFGMNDKIVIEKQGKGTADETSKSGKQSIAIDDCTFHQCVRLSKFDSERSISFIPPDGEFELMRYRTTKDIILPFRVIPLVREVGRTKLEVKVVIKSNFKPSLLAQKIEVRIPTPLNTSGVQVICMKGKAKYKASENAIVWKIKRMAGMKESQISAEIELLPTNDKKKWARPPISMNFEVPFAPSGLKVRYLKVFEPKLNYSDHDVIKCVHYIGRSGIYETRC